The Rhodococcus sp. B50 DNA window TACCACTCGTCGAGCCGATCAGATGGATACCAAGCGGCCAGTCCTGCACCCAACGGTGGTGCGAGCAGCACCTTGTCGCCGAGGCGCAACCCGAGCGTGCCTCGCCTGCCGCCGATCGGCTGAACGATTTCGGCGACCACCAGGTCGGACCCGGACGGAACGAAGGCGACGCAGGCCAGGTGAGTGAGATCCGCGAGCCGATGCATCACCGACCGTGCGAGATCGACGACATCAGCGGCCTGATCCGCCGCCTGCCCGATCGCAATAAGGGCAGGGCCAAGTTGATAGGTCTTGCGGCTGGGGTGGCGAATGAGCCACCCGGCCTCGGTGAGCGCGACGACCATCGGATAGCAGGTGGCCTTCGCGACGCCGAGGTGCCTGGCGATATCCGCCAGGCTACGGCCGGCTCCAGGTTCCTCGGCAAGGAGCTCCATAAGCATGACGATGCGCTCGGTTTGGGGAGAAGTACGTGTCATGTGTTCGCATAATGCCACTCTGGCGCCGCACTGTGATCACCGCTACTTTTGTGTTTATCGATCGCTATACAACATCTTCGAACCTTCGATAGGAGTCTCGATGACAATCAACGGTGGCCAGTTGTTGGCCCGAGCGCTGGCCCAGGCGGGAACGACGGAGGTGTTCACCCTGCACGGTGGGCATTTGGATGCCTTCCTGGTGGCGTGCGCCGGCGAAGGCATCCGGTTGACCGACACCCGGCACGAGGCAAGTGCCGGCCACGCCGCCGACGCCTACGCCCGAGTCACGGGCGGACTCGGGGTCTGTGTCATCACCTCGGGTCCGGGTTTCACGAACGCCTACACCGCGATTGCGAACTCCTATCTCGACCGCACCCCGACTCTGTTCGTCGTCGGCGCCCCACCGATACGCGAGACCGAGACCAACCCGCTGCAGGGCGGCTTCGACCAGATCGCGGCGGCGACACCAGTGACGAAGTGGGCGCATCGGATCACCGATCCTGCACGGATTCCCGAGATCGTCGCCCTGGCCGTCCGCAAGGCCACCACCGGCGTTCCGGGCCCGATTCTGCTCGAGGTTCCGATCGACGTGATGTTCGGAGAGGCCGACGAACACGTGGTGCGGTATCCGGTCAACTACACCATCGAAGCCCGCCCGGCACCCGCGTCGACCGCTGTGGAAGCGGCTCTGGACCTGCTGCAGACCGCGACGAACCCCGCGATTGTCATCGGTGGTGGGGTCACCTTCTCCGGCGCCGCGGACGCCCTCGTCGCATTCGCTGAAACCGTCGATGTCCCGGTCTTCTATCCGGGTAAGTCCGACGGTGCGATCCCCGCAAGTCATCGCCTGGCCGGCGGGGGCCTACTCGCCTTGGGCACCCTGCCCGCACTCGGCGAGCCGACCCCCGATGTCGTGATGATCGTTGGCGCACGGGCCGGGATGTTCACCGGCGGCCGGGCCAGCCTGTTCCCTGGCGCCCGGCTCGTCCAGATCGACATTGACGCCTCCGAGCTCGGTCGGATGCACGACGTCGCCGTCCCGATCCTCGCGGACTGCCGGGAAGCGCTGCTCGCGCTGACCGCGGCTGCCGCCACCCGCACCTGGCCGGACTGGTCCGGTTGGGTGCAGGCGGCAACGGGCGCCAAGCACGCCCACCGGGCCGGATTCGTCGACGAGACCACCGAGTCGGGCAAACCTCACCCGTACTTCGCGGCCCGCGCCATCGTCGATGCCTGCCCACCGGACACGATCTTCGTTATGGATGGCGCCGAGGCCCCCTCCTGGGCGGA harbors:
- a CDS encoding thiamine pyrophosphate-binding protein; its protein translation is MTINGGQLLARALAQAGTTEVFTLHGGHLDAFLVACAGEGIRLTDTRHEASAGHAADAYARVTGGLGVCVITSGPGFTNAYTAIANSYLDRTPTLFVVGAPPIRETETNPLQGGFDQIAAATPVTKWAHRITDPARIPEIVALAVRKATTGVPGPILLEVPIDVMFGEADEHVVRYPVNYTIEARPAPASTAVEAALDLLQTATNPAIVIGGGVTFSGAADALVAFAETVDVPVFYPGKSDGAIPASHRLAGGGLLALGTLPALGEPTPDVVMIVGARAGMFTGGRASLFPGARLVQIDIDASELGRMHDVAVPILADCREALLALTAAAATRTWPDWSGWVQAATGAKHAHRAGFVDETTESGKPHPYFAARAIVDACPPDTIFVMDGAEAPSWAEFFATTETPGGVLRLGYLGCLGVGPGFAIGAHRARPDAPIVIITGDGAAGFHIQEFDTMARHNIPVVTVIFNNAVWGMSIHGQEAVYGERGVVVSELADSAYEKVAEAFGGYGERVESTTRIGDAMKRAFDAGVPACLNVEIDPTVVHPITTMMLGDVTSTDEIVVPYYENIPR
- a CDS encoding IclR family transcriptional regulator, which encodes MTRTSPQTERIVMLMELLAEEPGAGRSLADIARHLGVAKATCYPMVVALTEAGWLIRHPSRKTYQLGPALIAIGQAADQAADVVDLARSVMHRLADLTHLACVAFVPSGSDLVVAEIVQPIGGRRGTLGLRLGDKVLLAPPLGAGLAAWYPSDRLDEWYIVGAQALDEDADSLRARYEPILTLIRSRGFAIECLQQQERSLADAVSALRGYGSGGNRSTVALREARRLLSADVLVGAVELQMSYQPISVNSVVFGPDGGPVMVLCVVDAPAPMSGAATLELGDLVRDAAAEVTAAVHGRPPAH